In a single window of the Mauremys reevesii isolate NIE-2019 linkage group 3, ASM1616193v1, whole genome shotgun sequence genome:
- the HLX gene encoding H2.0-like homeobox protein isoform X1, with protein sequence MYTAGLAPFYASNFSLWSAAYCSASGPGAGGCFPLDHAVVKKPSFCIADILHAGPGEAAAAESLPGASAAGLAAHLGAVHPHAQFHAAGSPLRPTPVVAPDTPAGFPARLSPLSAAYPHHHHHQQQHRSPGAASGGTPAPGRLHGNPLHSGPAPAPSSKDLKFGIDRILSAEFDPKVKESNTLRDLTSLLTTSRQTGVHLPTLQPSAGQFFASLDPINEASTILGPLNTNSRNSVQHQFQDTFPGPYAVLTKDTLPQTYKRKRSWSRAVFSNLQRKGLEKRFEIQKYVTKPDRKQLAAMLGLTDAQVKVWFQNRRMKWRHSKEAQAQKEKEKEPAEKPAAEGEREQSPSRSEAESESSDSESLDMTPSDTERTEGAEPALHQTSVIKSSGSPDLPAAPPPPAGSESPEPPPAQLGGL encoded by the exons ATGTACACGGCCGGCCTGGCCCCTTTCTACGCCTCGAACTTCAGCCTGTGGTCCGCGGCGTATTGCTCCGCGTCCGGGCCGGGCGCGGGCGGCTGCTTCCCCCTGGATCACGCCGTGGTGAAGAAACCTTCCTTCTGCATCGCAGACATCCTGCACGCCGGGccgggggaggcggcggcggccgaGAGCCTGCCCGGAGCCTCCGCCGCCGGCCTGGCCGCTCACTTGGGAGCGGTCCATCCCCACGCTCAGTTCCACGCCGCCGGCTCCCCGCTCAGACCCACCCCGGTGGTGGCCCCGGACACCCCCGCCGGCTTCCCCGCTAGGCTCTCCCCGCTCTCTGCCGCGtaccctcaccaccaccaccaccagcagcagcaccgaTCGCCGGGAGCCGCCAGCGGCGGCACCCCCGCCCCGGGCCGGCTGCACGGGAACCCATTGCACAGCGGCCCGGCGCCCGCTCCTTCCAGCAAAGATCTGAAATTTGGGATTGATCGCATTTTGTCCGCGGAGTTTGACCCCAAAGTCAAGGAAAGCAACACGCTAAGAG ATCTGACCTCCTTATTAACTACAAGCCGccaaactggggttcatctcCCCACCTTGCAGCCTTCAGCCGGCCAGTTCTTCGCGTCTCTAGATCCCATTAACGAGGCCTCTACTATTCTGGGTCCCTTAAACACAAACTCAAGGAATTCAGTTCAGCACCAGTTTCAAGACACTTTTCCAG GTCCTTATGCAGTTTTAACTAAAGACACATTGCCTCAAACGTACAAAAGAAAACGTTCCTGGTCCAGAGCTGTGTTTTCCAATCTACAGAGGAAAGGTTTAGAGAAAAGATTTGAAATTCAGAAATATGTCACGAAACCGGACAGAAAACAACTTGCAGCGATGCTGGGACTGACTGATGCCCAA GTGAAGGTCTGGTTCCAGAACAGGCGCATGAAATGGAGACACTCCAAGGAAGCGCAGGCccagaaggagaaggagaaggagcctGCCGAGAAGCCCGCGGCCGAGGGGGAGCGGGAGCAGAGCCCCAGCCGCTCGGAAGCGGAGAGCGAGAGCAGCGACTCGGAGTCTCTGGACATGACCCCCAGTGACACGGAACGGACTGAGGGCGCCGAGCCGGCCCTGCACCAAACCAGTGTCATCAAGTCCTCCGGCAGCCCGGACCTGCCTGCAGCACCGCCCCCGCCAGCCGGCTCCGAGAGCCCCGAGCCGCCGCCTGCGCAGCTGGGCGGCCTATAG
- the HLX gene encoding H2.0-like homeobox protein isoform X2: MYTAGLAPFYASNFSLWSAAYCSASGPGAGGCFPLDHAVVKKPSFCIADILHAGPGEAAAAESLPGASAAGLAAHLGAVHPHAQFHAAGSPLRPTPVVAPDTPAGFPARLSPLSAAYPHHHHHQQQHRSPGAASGGTPAPGRLHGNPLHSGPAPAPSSKDLKFGIDRILSAEFDPKVKESNTLRGPYAVLTKDTLPQTYKRKRSWSRAVFSNLQRKGLEKRFEIQKYVTKPDRKQLAAMLGLTDAQVKVWFQNRRMKWRHSKEAQAQKEKEKEPAEKPAAEGEREQSPSRSEAESESSDSESLDMTPSDTERTEGAEPALHQTSVIKSSGSPDLPAAPPPPAGSESPEPPPAQLGGL; encoded by the exons ATGTACACGGCCGGCCTGGCCCCTTTCTACGCCTCGAACTTCAGCCTGTGGTCCGCGGCGTATTGCTCCGCGTCCGGGCCGGGCGCGGGCGGCTGCTTCCCCCTGGATCACGCCGTGGTGAAGAAACCTTCCTTCTGCATCGCAGACATCCTGCACGCCGGGccgggggaggcggcggcggccgaGAGCCTGCCCGGAGCCTCCGCCGCCGGCCTGGCCGCTCACTTGGGAGCGGTCCATCCCCACGCTCAGTTCCACGCCGCCGGCTCCCCGCTCAGACCCACCCCGGTGGTGGCCCCGGACACCCCCGCCGGCTTCCCCGCTAGGCTCTCCCCGCTCTCTGCCGCGtaccctcaccaccaccaccaccagcagcagcaccgaTCGCCGGGAGCCGCCAGCGGCGGCACCCCCGCCCCGGGCCGGCTGCACGGGAACCCATTGCACAGCGGCCCGGCGCCCGCTCCTTCCAGCAAAGATCTGAAATTTGGGATTGATCGCATTTTGTCCGCGGAGTTTGACCCCAAAGTCAAGGAAAGCAACACGCTAAGAG GTCCTTATGCAGTTTTAACTAAAGACACATTGCCTCAAACGTACAAAAGAAAACGTTCCTGGTCCAGAGCTGTGTTTTCCAATCTACAGAGGAAAGGTTTAGAGAAAAGATTTGAAATTCAGAAATATGTCACGAAACCGGACAGAAAACAACTTGCAGCGATGCTGGGACTGACTGATGCCCAA GTGAAGGTCTGGTTCCAGAACAGGCGCATGAAATGGAGACACTCCAAGGAAGCGCAGGCccagaaggagaaggagaaggagcctGCCGAGAAGCCCGCGGCCGAGGGGGAGCGGGAGCAGAGCCCCAGCCGCTCGGAAGCGGAGAGCGAGAGCAGCGACTCGGAGTCTCTGGACATGACCCCCAGTGACACGGAACGGACTGAGGGCGCCGAGCCGGCCCTGCACCAAACCAGTGTCATCAAGTCCTCCGGCAGCCCGGACCTGCCTGCAGCACCGCCCCCGCCAGCCGGCTCCGAGAGCCCCGAGCCGCCGCCTGCGCAGCTGGGCGGCCTATAG